The Ananas comosus cultivar F153 linkage group 6, ASM154086v1, whole genome shotgun sequence genome segment gtgcttttaaaagtataggagctcaattttatatatatatatgtcacgccccggggccgattttaaaagctttttgaaaacagagttgcggaaagtcgtagcattttttttttttcaacctggccacgtgacgtacagaccgcCGACAAATATAAAGTTCCCTGTCCACTCGGGCAgcagtctcctttgtatttgcacggcgtaccaacggatacaacaggatctcaaccacaacctacatttactaatcaacaaccaaagcatgatatgcattttcattaccagctaacaatccttaaaatgatgcatgcctctaagcactccttagggctggatgatgcaatgcacaatacaacaaccatcctatttaaaagtgcttccCACACAGAAGCtttatttttgaactctaattcattcatcatgaaaaatcatttgaaaaccttttttaaaactgtttcccacacagaAACTCTATTTGAAAACAGCTATTTCGAGGGTAGAATGCCAAAGCGTATAAATCCAATCTGAAACGAAAGGATCAAAACCACGTATctgaaaactccaatctcatgtataataaaacatccataatctcatgcatacagaGAAAAACCAACtcattcaaacaatcataagATCATCCAATCATGCATAACGAAAATcacaaacattcaaacatctaactgaaccatttatttaaatgactactaaggcgggaaagaaatacaaccaggtggcgatcgctataccagactagctagatcgtcctctcgtcgagccaaatccaactcctcgtctatgTGAcctggggggggggggggaaaaggggggtgagaaccgcaaccatggttttctcagtgtGTACGACAGAGCACGAAAGCAAGTCGttatcaccggaaaccaaaggagatagataaacaagtatatatatacgcTGATATGAAAAgtctacagtagctacaacagataaatgagaagcaataaacaaacctgctactgtatagataacaatgcaaagaatgcctcaaagTACTGAacagaaactgtacccaatctgtgcctactgtattggtccgcagacctcaagcgctgcctgtcactaactgcaccgacctgatccatccgcccaacaggacgacctatccggataagtacacctccgatcggtggccaaaccgatccggtgtcatgaatacccccaagtgctgtgactaagtcaatgctggtatgctcaaacaaaaacaaacccggctaaagccggtgcctaggccgaagacaacaacgagggcgtacaatgccaaactgaaatagaagctagggcgtacaacgccgaactgaaatagatgctagggcgtacaacgccgaacctcgatcaaccagatcgaaatacacgacaagagagtcgatgtgttgcctggaaccaaggtccacagagatactgaaatacgAATGCAGCCTgttctacatgtctatccacaactatacaATGCAATCAAGGGGTGCGATAACCAAACGATAACAAGcaatgacatgtagagactaaatacaggaatagaaaaacaggagaaggaagtgaaacgctctcactgactaccagctcgaagtacccacctgtcactgtcgcgtcggaacactgggtacgcacgaGTCGACCgaacctaagaagatccaccaagtcagtatccaatccactaacccaaagcacgagactcacaaacccccacacaagatccccaaatcggtttcctaaaaccgatcctcgtaactcaccggaagtcccgaaaaccacactaggacgccgtcgggacccactaagtgtcccgaactcaccgactcgtgccacgagtcacccgctgccccaaagcactccaatttggatgccttggcagcgaacacaaggtaacacaacaatacgatcatcgccggataatcgtacgaatccggattcccggaagtgtctatttcgacaccggaaccctccgtcgctcacctatcatcatcgaacccacaaaatgatgatggtgaccagccaacaaggctcagcgacaaaacatgAAGCAACCAAATACtgtcggaaagaatccgaaccgaaaccgcattctttcggcgaatttcgccgaaaaaacgTGCCGGTATcaacttttcgatttccgcaaagacTATCGAGTCAtggacaactagtccagaggtcaaacacactcacgTGCACTGCCAACAGTAGCCACAAggagcacaaatgcataaaagaccctcaatttacataaaatcctattatttcatgtaaattgagcgatcaagtggctcgttcacaAAAACCGAGGActcccaaggtccacagagacacgtactgacaggtctcgatgtaccggaggccgtgctcatgatctggagcacaacggctcgctgtgggaagcgcgggagcaacccgaaggttcagcaaacagcgcgcagtcggggaagatcgcgccaaacagggctaaccggacactgctgatccaaagtgaggtgagcactgtgatcagcactgaccaacgatcaccgtgctcacctccggaggcatcaggacagcctcagatcaccggataagcgtgcgcaaactcaaaacagcagccaaacaggctcgatagggtcgacaccgccgaaacagcggaacggagtctccccggcagaatctaaggtgagcacgatgatcagcaactagctacgatcatcgtgctccttCCGtacagatcggggaggctcaggAAGCTCAGAAACAAaaacccactcaaataagccctatttcgggcttggccggggcaagcttgctccggccggcttccggcagcATGGCGGCATGCGCGGCGGCCAGGgacgggtgcgggggaggtgaggagtaccgTGCTCATCTCGATTGACGGCGGGGTGCGACGGCGGCGTCGGGAAAGCAAGCTCAGCCCGCACGAGCTCCGGCTCGGGTTCCACgggcaatggcggccacggcggcggccgaggagctccgggacggcggaggaAGGTTGCAGGAGGCCGGAGGGGTGCCAGGAGTGgcccgagcggcggcggcgcgggaagAAGCGGCGGCTTGCTCGGACCGAGCGGTCTGGGCGGCCACGGCTGGCcgagcggcgacggcggcgaccgCGAAGGGGCGCGCGGCACGGGGACGTCGGCGGGAGGGTTTCCAGGCGGTGGCGCGGCGCGGGCAGCTAATGTAACCCAGCTCGGCCTGAGCATCGGCCTGGCTCGGTCTGGGAAGCTGCAGGCGGCtggagcggctgcggcggcgctcCGGGCGGCTCGGGGTGGCGGTGGCCGGCGGGGCTGACTCCGACGAGGTCGGGACGACGCCGGCTACGAACCCAGAGGCACTGCAGCCTCGGCCAGGCTCTAACccaagggaaagagagagagggatgtaAAGAGAGATGGATggtggctcggcggcggccggggctcagcCGGTGGCGGCCAGGGGTGCGTGGCTAGGGTAGGCGAGCAAGGTGAAGGTAGCAGGGGCGACTAGGGTAGCTGGGggctggctagggttagggttaggggatcaaaaccctaggagctatatatataccaaGCTCCAAATTACGGAAAAGCCCATACAGACACAATAATTctatccgagtccctcacagtacgactaaaacgcatgaacgcccctccacgtgcgatccctcgcgaaacggtacataaaatatcgcgacttttacgaaaataccgttttgccactaccgacctctcctcgatcaacgcgcgatctctgcagatccgtccgtcagatttgcgaacggatcacaccatTGCGATCAGCatgacggagacaacaaagctacgatttcgttttatctcgatcgaccacggattcacgacaaaatccaaccttccttTCAACAGAAGAAAACACACCTAAATACATAtagaatatgtatttttggattttctcgaagtccgtgcgtcgaactcaaaatccgtcagcgccataagttccagaatagctgaaccggtcgaaacgagctattggattgctatgaacagagtccggtacgagccagaagccaacttcccaccgtggcttctccggaaaatcgagttgctattcactttaagtgaaacttgaaa includes the following:
- the LOC109711622 gene encoding vegetative cell wall protein gp1-like encodes the protein MLRPSWVTLAARAAPPPGNPPADVPVPRAPSRSPPSPLGQPWPPRPLGPSKPPLLPAPPPLGPLLAPLRPPATFLRRPGAPRPPPWPPLPVEPEPELVRAELAFPTPPSHPAVNRDEHVHVSVFDLWTSCP